The following nucleotide sequence is from Nitrososphaerota archaeon.
ACACCGTGCTGAAAACACTAAGCGTACTAGGATACAAACTAACTAAAGACGACCTGACAAGAATAGGCAGCGAAATACTCCGCGAGAAATACCAGTTCAAGATCAGAGAAGGCTTCAACCCACGAAACATCACAATACCGAAAAGAATACTCGAAACACCCTCCCCGCACGGCGTAATCTCAGAAGACACAATAAGAAAAGGCGTAGAATCAGCCACCGACCTACTCGAAAAACTCTAGACACCTTCAACGCAACTAACTAGCTAACTAACTAATCGCTGTGAACAATTATGTTTAAAGGACTGCCCGCAAATACTATGAACAGTTTCACTTCGCATGATTAGGTATAAGCTGTCAAGAGATGCGAAGATACTGTTTGTTGGGATAAACCCGCACCCCGGCTCCTACAGCAGAGGCGTACCATTCTCAAACAACAAGACCTTCTGGTATCTAATGAACAGAGCCGGTTTGATAAGAGAGAAGGAAAGCGATTTGAGACGCGACGAGAAGCTTAAACAAATGTATGAGACACGGTTCAAGCAGGTCTACCATCTAAACTTCATCAATCTAGTCAACAGGCCCACTAAAGAAGTCAAATATCTCAACAGGGGCGAAGAGAAAAAAGGCGCAGCTAAGCTGCTTGAAGCCATACACGTTTACCACCCCACCGTCATATGCTTCATCGGCAAAGTAACCTACTCCAAGTTCACTGGGCAAAGCAAAGTAGATTTCGGCTGGCATGAACCGATAAACAACTCAAAGGCATACGTCATGCACTTCCCGATAAGAGGGTCAGCCAGCATAAGAATAGAGGAGTTCAAAGAGATAAATGATGAAGCAAGTCAGCAACAGTAAAAATAAGCTACCTGTCTATTTACCGCGAACAAACAAATCTGTACGACATAAAATGATTATTAGATAATAATAGACTCGATATGCGGTTGTCAGAACTACTGAAAGGCTATACTCAAGGAGAAAGGCTAGCCAAAGTCTCTTCACTGACGCTTGCTGGGATAGGACTAGTTGAGATAATCGCTGGCAGCTTCACCGGGAGCATCGGCTTAACCGCTGACGGCATTGACTCTATGTCCGACGCTGTAGTCTCCCTTCTAGTCTGGTTCGGACTCAAGGTATCAAGGAAGGCACCCGATGAACGGTTCAACTTCGGCTACTACAAGGTGGAAAACATGACCGCATTCGTATCAGCAATTGTGCTGATAATAGTCGCAGGCGTAATAATATACCGATCATACCTGTCTCTATTAGCGCCCAAACCTGTGACGCTACCTGCTTTAGCGCTAGTTGTCCTGCTGTTGGCCGGCGTTGTTTCTCTTTACAGAGCAATGCAGATGAGGCGGCTGGCTCACAAATACAATATATCATCGCTTAGACTTGATGCAAACAATGCTCTCAAAGACGGTTCAGCCTCGTTCCTAGTCTTCTTCACCGTACTCCTCTCAACATTCGGCTTTCACTACATGGATGCGGTCGGCGGCATCGCGATAGGCGTCTTCATCATAACCGTCTCCTATGTAGTAATAAAACAGGCATCCCTAGCGCTTCTAGACGCGTATCAAAACCCTGAGCTTGTAGAGGACATCCGGAAAATAGTTGAGGCGAACGGGGTCGCAGTTAGCCACATCCTCCTAAGAGGCGCAGGCCCCTTCATCCACGCCGAGATCCATGTATGGGTGGACAGCTCCACCACTATCGCTCAACTAGACCAAATCAAAGACCGCATAAACTCCTCCCTGAGAAAAAAGATAACAGGCATCCAGCGAATAATCATCACAGCCAGATCCAAATAAGTGGCTGCAGCCCCTTTTCCCCCACTCTTATCTTTACGTCTAACTACTGGGCTCCGTTAATCAGCGATGGATGAGCGACTATTCTCGTAGAAGGAGGCCACCGCCTTAACGATAAGCGCCTTGCTTCGCTTCGTTGTCGTCCTATCCTGCAGCTGATAAGCCGTGATTCTGCTGGAGCTGGTTGTCTTAAACTCCTCTGGACTAGCTGACTTCACCATTTCCAGAATCAACTCATCAGGATTCTTCTTCGCCCAATTGCAGAAAACCTCAAGAGCCCAGAGATAATTCTCCACCGCCATATGCGACATTCCGGGAGTCAAATACCCCTTCCACTTCTGCACGCTCTCAAAATCTGAAACAGACTTCTCCATCTACTTCACCCACCAACCCGTACTCACAGACAACAGCCGCGATTTAGAGGAATCCAATATCCATCCCAAATGTGCGCCCAAAACCCCTCGTTCACGAAACCGATGCCCAGAATCCCACTTGTAGCAGATGTCAGTCATTTTGATGACGTATAGTAATGGTATTCTCTGCTATATCTACCTAGCTGTTTATATCCATAATTGTTACGTAAGACACGTCATCCCATTCGATATTCCCCTACTGGCATCTTCGGCACAGACATGAGATGTGACCCACAGACTTCAACAGTGTTCCACTACGCAGTAGGGCTGCAGACAACCATACTGCATGAGAACCCCTACGTACCCAGCGGAGCCCTGTTCAACACTCAGGGTTATCCAGTGAGTAACACCTCCATCGTAGCTTGGGATGCAGTGACAGGTAGCACCAAATGGATCTACTTCTACAGCATAGGACAGCAACGCGCACACATGATAGTAACTCCAGGACTAGTCATGTCAGGCTTCACAGACGGCTACTTCAGAGCACTAGACTCAGACACAGGTAAAGCACTGTTCAAGAAGAACCTCGGCTCAGCAATCACAGTCGGACCATCAATCGGTGCAGACTCCGACGGAAACATGAAGATATTTGTAGACGTCGGAACTAGAGTAGCAAACATGGAAGCATAGTCGCACTAGGACCATCTGCAAACGTAGGTCAAACCAAGACAGTAACCACCACCACAACCGCAACTAAAACGGCAACTCGACCACAACAGCCACCTCACTCACCTTTACACAGCCAGCTCAAACCAGAACCGCAACAGTGGTCTCATCAGTCACACAAACCTCGGGACTACCAGCCGAAGTCACCTACGCAGCGGTCGCTATAGCAGTAATCGCTCTGATTGCAGCAGCAGTACTAGCAATGCGGAAGCGAACCTAAACAACAGGCAACTTCCCTCTCTTTTTCTCTAGTTTGTTAGTTAACTGAGTTAAGGAATCCTAACCTCAAAGAAGGTCATTGTCTTGCTCGCTCAGCATTTAGTAATTTAAGGCGGATCATTAACAGTCAAGGCGCGGAGCTGTGTATGCTATGCTTCAGGTTTCTGGTAGCCCGGATCTTTTCGCTCTGATGCTTCAACCTGCTTTCATAGTATTTTTCGCTGTGTATGCGCTTATCGTCCTTAGGAATCTTGGGCGAGTCAACCTGCCTGTTTGGACCGTTATGTTCGCAGGCGCAGTCGCTATGCTTTTTCTCAACGGTATCTCTCTCAAAACAGCTTACGCAGCCATCAACCTTGATGTTGTCTTCTTCCTAATCGGAATGTTCTCGATAGTGTCGGGAATGGATGCTTCGGGTCTTCTCCGCTACATCACGATCCGGTTGCTCCGCTTCGCCGGGACTCCTGAGAGAGTTATGCTCTTCATTCTCGTTGCTCTGGGAACAATATCCGCCTTCCTGATGAATGACACCGTAGCTGTGGTTGCCACGCCTATTGTCATAGGGGTCGCGCATGAGATGAAGATTCGCCCCACACCTCTGCTTGTCTCCCTCGCCTTTGCTGTGAGCATTGGAAGCGTCATGACCCCGATGGGAAATCCGCAGAACCTACTTGTAGCTCTTGATAGCGGAATGAACTCCCCTGTCCTTGAGTTTCTCAGACTACTCGGGCCTCCTACTCTGATTAACTTTGTTTTGACCTACTATCTGCTGAAATTCTACTACAAGCGCGATTTATCAACGGCCGATCCTCCGCGTGACTTGAAGCTAGACGAGGCTATCACTGATATGCGGCTGGCCAAAACAACCGGCCTCGTAGCTGCTTTGACGATAGCCGGCTTCTTTGCATTAAGCATCATCAAGGTCGTCGGGGTTAATACTGATCTTAACTTCGGGTCCATCGCGCTTCTAGGCTCAGCCGTTCTCTACACCGCAAGCCCTAGGCGTAGAGAGCTTATCCGCGGCGTGAACTGGAGCATCATAATCTTCTTCATGTCGATGTTCATTGTCATGCAGGCAGTTTGGGACGCAGGGTTGATCAACCTGTTCGCCTCCTACATGCCGCCGCTAAACCACGGCGATTCACCCGCGATTATCATAAACATTGTAGGAGTAAGTGTGTTTATGAGTCAACTTATGAGCAACGTTCCCTTCGTAGCAGTCTACGTTAACCTGATGAAGAGCCTCGGATTCGGT
It contains:
- a CDS encoding cation diffusion facilitator family transporter, whose translation is MSELLKGYTQGERLAKVSSLTLAGIGLVEIIAGSFTGSIGLTADGIDSMSDAVVSLLVWFGLKVSRKAPDERFNFGYYKVENMTAFVSAIVLIIVAGVIIYRSYLSLLAPKPVTLPALALVVLLLAGVVSLYRAMQMRRLAHKYNISSLRLDANNALKDGSASFLVFFTVLLSTFGFHYMDAVGGIAIGVFIITVSYVVIKQASLALLDAYQNPELVEDIRKIVEANGVAVSHILLRGAGPFIHAEIHVWVDSSTTIAQLDQIKDRINSSLRKKITGIQRIIITARSK
- a CDS encoding SLC13 family permease, giving the protein MLQVSGSPDLFALMLQPAFIVFFAVYALIVLRNLGRVNLPVWTVMFAGAVAMLFLNGISLKTAYAAINLDVVFFLIGMFSIVSGMDASGLLRYITIRLLRFAGTPERVMLFILVALGTISAFLMNDTVAVVATPIVIGVAHEMKIRPTPLLVSLAFAVSIGSVMTPMGNPQNLLVALDSGMNSPVLEFLRLLGPPTLINFVLTYYLLKFYYKRDLSTADPPRDLKLDEAITDMRLAKTTGLVAALTIAGFFALSIIKVVGVNTDLNFGSIALLGSAVLYTASPRRRELIRGVNWSIIIFFMSMFIVMQAVWDAGLINLFASYMPPLNHGDSPAIIINIVGVSVFMSQLMSNVPFVAVYVNLMKSLGFGLLDTKAWLALAGGSTLAGNLTILGAASTIIILEAAEEKGHTFSFYEYFKIGSMVTLVNVTVLILWLTYA